Proteins from a single region of Mycoplasma leachii PG50:
- the atpF gene encoding F0F1 ATP synthase subunit B, translating into MLSVGFNIAINAATQGVPKIIESLFPNLPNFIAHLLATIVLVIVLAKLVYKPYKQMIEKQRQKITEVLSDAIEKQTQANIKIKQANSLLEEAKTESVSIINTARVDAEIQKNKIIDNANLQAKNIQSYAQNSIKQEKIKAQLEIKNTIVNLAINSAEKILSKEIDKNTNKKLIEEFIKDLD; encoded by the coding sequence GTGTTATCTGTAGGTTTTAATATAGCGATTAACGCAGCAACTCAAGGTGTGCCAAAAATTATTGAATCGCTATTTCCTAATTTACCAAATTTTATAGCTCATTTATTAGCAACTATTGTTTTAGTTATTGTTTTAGCAAAATTAGTTTATAAACCATATAAGCAAATGATTGAAAAACAAAGACAAAAAATTACTGAAGTTTTAAGTGATGCTATTGAAAAACAAACGCAAGCAAACATTAAAATAAAACAAGCAAACTCATTACTAGAAGAAGCTAAAACCGAATCAGTATCAATTATTAACACAGCTAGAGTAGATGCTGAAATTCAAAAAAATAAAATTATTGATAACGCTAATTTACAAGCAAAAAATATTCAGTCATATGCTCAAAATTCTATTAAACAAGAAAAAATTAAAGCACAATTAGAAATTAAAAATACTATAGTTAATTTGGCAATCAATTCAGCTGAAAAAATCTTAAGTAAAGAAATTGATAAAAATACAAACAAAAAACTTATTGAAGAGTTTATTAAAGATCTAGATTAG
- a CDS encoding F0F1 ATP synthase subunit delta yields MILKDSTINNYATALFNIAVKEKLVDDYIIQVDALIQSLSDKDDFNKLVSFSNKQEKQDAILIIEKTFASFEFDIYLINALKILVENQLFINTRMILKALYNKLLDYKNIVLGVVYSTEKLTKTQLSAIKKKISNKVNKKVELVNKIDPTLIGGIKVNVQGKVFDGSIKAKLEALKKQMNT; encoded by the coding sequence ATGATTTTAAAAGACAGTACAATAAATAATTATGCAACCGCTTTATTTAACATTGCTGTTAAAGAAAAGTTAGTTGATGATTATATTATTCAAGTTGATGCTTTAATTCAAAGTTTGTCTGATAAAGATGATTTTAATAAACTTGTAAGTTTTTCTAATAAACAAGAAAAACAAGATGCCATTTTAATTATTGAAAAAACTTTTGCTTCATTTGAGTTTGATATTTATTTAATTAATGCATTAAAAATTTTAGTAGAAAATCAATTGTTTATAAATACAAGAATGATTTTAAAAGCTTTGTATAATAAGTTGCTTGATTATAAAAACATAGTTTTAGGTGTTGTTTATTCTACTGAAAAATTAACAAAAACTCAACTATCAGCTATTAAGAAGAAAATTTCAAATAAAGTTAATAAAAAAGTCGAACTAGTTAATAAAATTGATCCAACATTAATTGGTGGAATAAAAGTTAATGTTCAAGGAAAAGTTTTTGATGGTTCTATAAAAGCTAAATTAGAAGCTCTTAAAAAACAAATGAATACATAA